A window of Streptomyces sp. NBC_01224 genomic DNA:
TGAACTCGCGTTCTCACAACCCTTGTCCGGCTCGGCCGGACTCGTGCTCCGATACTCGGACGCCGCCAACTACCTGTTCGCCGTTTTCGACTTCGTGACGACGAAGCACAGCATCGGCCGCGTACTCAACGGCGAGACGACGATTCTCGGCTCGACTCCCGCGATCACCGACCCGTATGCGATGCCGACAGCCGGACGACAGGTCACCTATCGCTTCGAACTCAACGCAGCGACGCTCGCACTCTTCCGCGACGGCAGCGAAGTGCTCCGGGTGAGCTCAGGCAGCCTCCAGGAATCCGCACCGGGCCGCGCCGGTGTCATCTCCAACGGATCGTCCGTGAACGTTGATCGCCTGCACGTCGAGGCAGACACCGCGACCGGTTTTGATGTGCTCCGTGCCGAGGGTCCAGCCGGTCCGTACGCCGTCGTTGCAAGCAACCATCCGGACCAGAGTCTGGTCGACACGGCGAGCTCCAGTGCAGACAACTACTACAAGGTCGTTGCCGTAACCGGCGAAGTCCGATCAGCCGATGCCTCGCACCCCGCTCCGTCCCGACTCAAGAACGTCGCGCGTGACGCGACGATCACGGCGAGCTCCACCCTCGCCGGCACCGCCACCGCGAAGCTCGTCGACGGCATCACAAACCTGGACTCGAGCCGGTGGGTTTCCCAACCCGGCGAGCCGCACGACCTCGAGTTCGCCTGGTCGAGCGCGAAGACAATCGGTCGGGTGTGCGTGCACACAGGGTTCATGGCCAACCGAGGATTCCAAGTGGCGGATTTCGAGGTGCAACAGTGGGACGGCGCCACGTGGCAAACCGTCACCGCAGTTGCCGACAGTGATCGGGATGTCTACGTGGGGACCTTCAACGACCTCTCCTTCGTTCCTGTCACGACGAAGCGTGTGCGATTGCACATCACGAAAGCATGTGCGGCACCCGGGTACACAAATGCACGCGTTCTCGAAGTGGAGATCTACGGAAAATGACCCAGGCCCGCCTTACCCACCCGATGACCCCAGTGAGTCGAGAGCATGACGAGGCGGCTTCCTCCGCCGACTTCGACGACTTCTGGGAAAAGACACTTGCCGAGGCACGCAGCTTCGAGCTCAGCGTCCGAATCGACCGCATCGACTCGCCGGTGAAGACCATCGATGTGTTCGACGTGTCCTTCTCCGGCTTTCAGGGTGAAGCGGTCAAGGGCTGGCTCCGCAAGCCGAAAGGGCTGTCGGAACAGGCCGGGGCCGTCGTTGAGTTCGTGGGCTATGGCAATGGGCGCGGCGAGCACATCGACAACCTGCTGTGGTCTTCGGCCGGATACGCGCACCTCACGATGGACACCCGCGGGCAGGGGAGCGTGCACAGCCTCGGGCACACCGCCGACCCCCATGGATCGGGTCCGTCTGTCCCCGGTTTCGCATCGCGGGGCATCACGGACCCGTCCGACTACTACTACCGTCGGCTCATTGTCGACGCCGTCCGTGCGGTCGACGCGATGCGGAGTCTCGACGGGATCGATCCGTCGCGTGTTGCGCTCTTCGGGGCAAGCCAAGGCGGCGGAGTCGCGCTCGCAGTCGCGGGCCTGGTCCCCGATCTCGCTGCGGTCGTGGCGAAGGTCCCGTTCCTGTGCGACATCCCGCGTGCGCTCACCCTCGCGGAATCCGGGCCATACATGGAGATCGTGAAATGGTTGGAGACCCATGTCCACCGAGAACAAGAGGCGATGCGCGCCTTGTCATATGTGGATGCGGTCAACTTCGGCCCCCGCGCGACAGCGCCGGCGCTCTTCTCTGCCGGGCTACGCGACACAGTGTGTCCGGCGCCGACGGTCGCCAGTGCATTTGACGCGTATGCGGGCGGCAAGGAGCTTCGCATCTGGAAGTACGGCGGCCATGGAGGCGGCGGCAGCACAGAGGACCTTGAAGTCTTGCGCTTTCTCGACGCCCACCTCGGCTGAGAGTGACTTCGCCACCAGGCTTTCTTCCCGTGTTCGGAGGGCCTGCCTACCCGGTAATCGCCGTTCACGGGCAGCGATTCAGATACCCCGCTCACCTCAAAAGCCGCCGTCCGCGATCACCGTGGTGCGGCCGACGGCGGCCTTTACCGGCTGCCCCTGCTGTGCGGTCTGCGGGACCGGTCCGGGGTGCGGGGTATTCATGTCACTGGCGTCGCTCACTCGCTCCAGGCCAGTGAGCGGTCTGCCGGCTTCCGGTCAGGGGGTCGCCGCAGATACGACATATACGACAGGGTTCATCGGATCGGACATGTTGACGGTGATGTCCTGGGTGGGCCGCGGGTCCTTGTTGGTATGCGTGGTGCCCGCCCACTCGACGCCGGGGCCGAAGCTCCAGCCCGAGACCTTCTGGTCGCGGTCGCCGATGGTGACCTTGCCGGCCTCCAGGGCGGCGCGGCCGCTGCCCAGCCGGCTCAGGAACCGGTCGAGCCCGGCGGACGTGGTACGGAACTCCACGTACAGCCGGCTGGCCTTCCAGTTGTTGGTCTCGTAGTACTGCACGTCCAGGGAGTTGCCGGGCATCGGCAGCTCGAAGATCCGGCGCTGCACCCGGGACGGCCAGCCCTCCCTGAGCCCTTGTACGGAGGCCTCGGCCTCCTTGTTCTGGCCGGAGCGGCGGCTCTGCCCCGCGGAGATCAGCAGATAGCCGGCCGGGATGCCGATGAGCAGCACGATGATCGTCGCCGTGATCAGGCGGCGGCGGATCACCCTGCGCCGGTCCTGCGGCGGCTTGTCGTCGTCGGGCGGCGAGGACTGGCGCGGCAGGACGGGGTGCTCGGCTGCGGTCATGTCTGTGGAGATCCCTAGGAGGTGCGAGTGTTGCGCGTGTTACGGATGGTGCTCGCGGCCTGGTCGTAGATCTGCGCGTACCGCTCGTACCGCTCGACGCGGCGACGGTTGGTACGGCGGAATCTGCGGGCCACCAGCCTGGCGAGGTCGGCGGCGCCGACCATACCTGCCTCCGGGCCGAGCTGCGCCTTTGCGATCCGGGCCTCGGGGCGGTAGCCCCGGCCGGTGAGGTGGCGCTTGAAGGCATCCCTGGCGGGGCCGATCAGCAGGTCGTCGGCAGCGCTGACGCCGCCCCCGATGACGAAGCAGGAGGGGTCGAGCGCGGCGGCCAGATTGGCGATGCCGACGCCGAGCCACTGGCCGATGTCCTGGAGGAGTTCGATACACATCGCATCGCCCTCGCGGGCCAGTTCGGTGATGAGGGGCCCGGTGATGTCGGGGATGTTCCCCTTGACCCGCTCGATGATCCCGTGCGCCACCGGGGAGTCGGCCGCGGCCAGCTCCTTCGCCTCGCGGACCAGAGCGTTGCCGGAGCTGTACTGCTCCCAGCAGCCGCGGTTCCCGCAGGGGCAGCGGTGCCCGCCGGGCACCACCTGCATGTGGCCGAACTCACCGGCGACACCGTACTTGCCGCGCTTGACCTGACCGTCCTCCAGGATCGCGCCGCCGATGCCGGTACCGAGCGTGATCATGACGAGGTGGTCCTCGCCGCGGCCCGCTCCGAAACGCCACTCCGCCCAGGCGGCGGTGTTGGCGTCGTTGTCGACCATGACGGGGACGACGAGGCGGGAGGCGAGGGCGTCGCGCAGTGGTTCGTCGCGCCAGGCGAGGTGCGGGGCGAAGAGCACCTTGGAGCGGTCCGCGTCGACCCATCCGGCCGCCCCGATGCCGACGGCGTGCACATCGTGCCGGTCGGAGAGGTCCAGGACCAGCTCGACGATGGTGTCCTCGACGACCTTGGGGCTCTTGGACTTGTCCGGCGTCTCGGTGCGCAGCTGCTCCAGGATGTTGCCGTCGGCGTCGACGACGCCGGCCATCACCTTCGTGCCCCCGATGTCGATGCCGACGGTGGGTACCCGCGGCGCCGTGAGGTGCGAGCGCCGCTCCCGGGTGCCTACGGTCCGCAGGACGGTGGCGCGGGCGGAGCCGCGGTGTGTGAAGTCGCGGTACGTGCTCATCGTCCCTGCGGGGTCTGGGGGGGGCCGGGGGCGGTGCTCCCGGCGGCGGACTGCGCCCGTCGGGCTCGATTCTGCCACTGCCGGGGCACTGCGGCTGGCGGACCGGGTGCTTGAGGGCCGGTACCGGCCCGGGGCTACTGGGGGTCGTCGGCGACCGGGTGGCCGCCCAGATGGGTCGGACCCGGGGCCCGCTCCAGCTCGTGGCTGAGCTCCTCCAGCTCGCTGCCGCCCGCCATCTGGCGGGTCAGCTCGTCCAGAGTGATGCTCGCCTTGGTGTGGCTGCCGGACATGGCGCCCCGCTTGAGCAGGACGAACCGGTCACCGACGAGATACGCGTGGTGCGGGTTGTGCGTGATGAGGACCACGCCGAGCCCCGCGTCGCGGGCAGCCGCGACGTACTTGAGGACGACCCCGGACTGCTTGACGCCGAGCGCGGCGGTGGGCTCGTCCAGGACGAGGACCTTGGCGCCGAAGTAGACGGCCCGCGCGATGGCGACGCACTGGCGCTCGCCGCCGGAGAGCGTGCCGATCGGCTGGTCGACGTCGCGCAGGTCGATGCCCATGCGCAGCAGCTCGGAGCGGGTCGTCTCGCGCATCAGCCGCACGTCGAGGCGCTTGAAGGGGCCCGCGCCGGTGGTCGGCTCGGAGCCGAGGAAGAAGTTCCGCCAGACCGGCATCAGGGGGACGACGGCCAGGTCCTGGTAGACCGTGGCGATGCCGCGGTCGAGGGCGTCGCGCGGGTTGGCGAGGGTGGTCTCCTCGCCCTCGATGAGGAAGGTCCCCGCGTCGTGCCGGTGCAGCCCCGCGATGATCTTGATCAGGGTGGACTTGCCGGCGCCGTTGTCACCGAGGACGCAGGAGATCTCCCCCGCGTGCACCTCCAGCGAGACGTCCGTCAGGGCCTTGATGTTGCCGTAGAACTTGCTGACGTGATCCAGCTCGACGAGCGCCCGGTGGGACGTCTCCCGGTCGGCCGGTGCCTGGGGGGCCGTCATTTCGTCGCCTCCGCGCGCTTGCGTACCCATGCGTTGAGCAGGGTGGCCAGGAGCAGCATGGCTCCGAGGAAGAACTTGAACCAGTCCGGGTTCCACTCCGCGTACACGATGCCCTTGCTGGTCATGCCGAAGATGAAGGCACCGACCGCGGAGCCGATCGCGGAGCCGTAGCCGCCGGTGATCAGGCAGCCGCCGATGACGGCCGCGATGATGTAGATCAGCTCGTTGCCGACGCCCTCGCCGGACTGCACCACGTCGAACGAGAACAGCAGATGCTGCCCGGAGACCCAGGCGGCGAAGGCGACCCCGAGGTAGAGCCCGATCTTGGTACGGATCACCGGGACGCCGACCGCGCGGGCCGCGTCGGCCTCGCCGCCGACCGCGAAGATCCAGTTGCCGAAGCGGGTACGGAGCAGGATCCAGGTGGCGATCGCGACGAGCATGGCCCACCACAGAATGGTGACCTTCAGCTCGACACCGCCGATGGTCCACTGCGAGGCGAAGACCTGCCGGGCCGAGTCGAAGCCCTCCATGTCGGCGATGGACTTCGTCGACACGGTCCCGCTGATCAGCTTGGTGAAGCCCAGATTGAGGCCGGTCAGCATCAGGAACGTACCGAGCGTGATGATGAAACTCGGCAGTTTGGTACGGGTCAGCATGAAGCCGTTGAACGCCCCGATGGCCAGCGTGACCAGCAGCGACACCAACACGCCGACCCAGACGTTGGCCGTCATCTGATAGCTGAACATCGACGAGATCAGCGCGGAGCTGGTGACCAGCACACCGGCGGAGAGATCGAACTCGCCGCCGATCATCAGCAGCGCCACGGGCGCGGCCATGATCCCGATGGTGGAGGCCGCGTACAGCACCGTGCCGAGGCTGGAGGTGCGCAGGAAGCTGTCGGCGACGATCGAGAAGAAGATGAAGACGGCCGCGGCGCCGACCACCGAGCCGAGTTCGGGGCGGCCGAGCAGTCTGCGCAGCGGCGAGGTGCGCAGCAGCCGCTCGTCGGCCCCGGCCGGGGCGGACGGCCCTGCAACCGTGCTCATCGGGTCCCCCGCTTCGTGTATTCCGCCAGCTCGGCGGCGTCCTTCGAGGTGATGATCTGCGGGCCGGTGAGGACCGGGCGTCCGCCGCCGAGCACATTGCCGTTGAAGCGGTACAGCCACAGCAGGTCCACGGCCTCGTACCCCTGGAGGTAGGGCTGCTGGTCGACCGCGAAGCCGAGGGTCTTGTCCTGGAGCGCCGTGGCGACCTTGGCGTTCAGGTCGAACGTGTCGATCTCGGCCTTGCTGCCCGCGGTCTTCTTCGCCTTGACGGCGGCGTCCGCGAACGGCGCCCCGAGGGTGACGACCGCGTCGATGTTCTTGTCGGCCTGGAGCTTGGCCTCGATGGACGCCTGGACGTCGGGCATGTTGGTGCCTTCGACGTACAGGTTCTGCATCTGCCCGTCGAACGTCTTCTTCGCTCCGGCGCAGCGCTGCTCGTGGCCGACGTTGCCCTGCTCGTGCAGGATGCACAGGGCCTTCTTGCGGCCCCGCGCGTTGAGCTCGTCGCCCACGGCCTCACCCGCGATCGACTCGTCCTGGCCGATATGCGTGAGCGCGCCGAACCGCTTGGACTCCGCGGAGCCCGAATTCACCGTGATCACCGGGATACCGGCCTTGGTGGCCTTGGCGACGACGTCCTTCATCGCGTCGGGCTTGGCGAGTGTGACGATCAGCCCGTCGACCTTCTGGTCGATGGCGGCCTGGACGAGCTGGGCCTGCTGCTGCGCCTCGTCGTTGTGCGAGTACAGGAACTTGATGTTGTCCTTGACGGCCGCCTGCTCGGCGCCCCGCTGGACGATGTCCCAGAAGGTGTCGCCGTCGCCCGAGTGGGTGACCATGGCGAAGGTCCAGCGGGGCGTGTTCACCGCGGACCGGCCCTCGGCGGCGGCCTGGGCCGCGCGCTCCTCCGCCCGCTTGCCACCGGTGCTGCTGCATCCCACGAGGGAAGCCCCGAGCACCGCCGCAAGCACGGCGCCCATCGCACGTACCCCTGTCCGAACCCTTGCCACGACGCCGTGCCCTTCTTGTGCTGCTCGCTGTGCTGCTTGGTGGGGCCGGGGACCATTCGCACCCTGCCCGGCTGGCCAAGTATCCCCGAGCCGCCGACTGCGCCGCCCGGCAGGGGCGGGGCACGTACGTCGGCACTGTGTGTGCACAGCGGCGCGCGGGAGGGTCATCGGGTGCCGCGCGCGGTGTATTCCTCCAGCTGCGGCACGTCGTCGGCGGTGACGACCGCCGGGCCGGTGAGCACCGGCTTTCCGCCGCCGATGACGTTTCCGTTGGTCTTGTTCAGCCACAGTTCGTCGATGGCGAGATAGCCCTGGAGGTAGGGCTGCTGGTCGACGGCGAAGCCGACCTCATCGGCCTTCAGCCGCTTGACGACCTCGGCGTTCAGATCGAATGTGTCGACCTCCGCCCTGCTGCCGGAGCCCTCTTTGGCCTTGACGGAGGCGGCGGCGAAGGGTGCGCCCAGGGTGACGACCGCGTCGATGCCCTTGTCGGCCTGGAGCTTCGCTTCGATCGAGGAGGTGGAGGCGGGCATGTTGGTGCCCTCCACATTGAGGTTCTCCACGGTGCCCCTGAAGGTCTTGCGCACACCTGCGCAGCGCTCCTCCAGCGACACATTGCCCTGCTCGTGGATGACGCAGACGGCCTTCTTGCGGCCCCGCGCATTGAGCTCCTCGCCGACGGCCTCACCGGCGACCTTCTCGTCCTGCCCGATGTGCCCGAGCGCGCCGATCTCCTTGGCGAACTGCGCGCCCGAGTTGATGGTCACGACGGGTATGCCGGTCTGCACAGCCTTGGCGACGACGTCCTTGACCGCTTCCGGCTTGGCGAGGGTGACAACGATGCCGTCGACCTTCTGGTCGATGGCGGCCTGGACGAGCTGGGCCTGTTCCTTGCCCTCCTTGTTCGCCGAGTACAGGAACTCGACGTTGTCCTTGGCCGCCGCCTGTTTCGCGCCGCTCTGCACGATGTCCCAGAAGGTGTCGCCCTCCCCGGAGTGCGTGACCATCGCGATCTTCATCCGGGGTGTGGATACCGCCTTGCCCCCGCTGCCGCTTGCGTCCTGGGGCTTCTCCTCGGCGCTCTTGCCGCCGGAGCTGCTGCATCCGGTGACGGTGAGGCCGATGCCGATGGCGGCCGTGGCGATCAGGATTGCCGACTTGCGAAAGCTGCGCATCGTGGGTCCGCCCTCTCTCCCCGCCGCCCGAATGCGGCTGGCGGCAGTTCTAGCGGTGGGCGCCTTGGACGTCAACGGGCCCCGTGGCCGTCGTCAACGCACGAGCAGCTGGAAATCGAAGGAGTAGCGCGAGGCCCGGTAGATGTGGGAGCCGAATTCGACCGCCCGCCCGGTGTCGTCGAAGGTGGTGCGCTCCATCGTCAGCAGCGCGGCCCCCTCGGTCTCGGCGAGTGAGGCCGCCTCGTCGGCGGTGGCGAGCCGGGCGCCGACGGTCTGGCGGGCGCTGTGCAGGGTGATGCCCGCGCCACGCATCATCCGGTAGAGGCCGGTGGTCTCCAGCCGTTCGGTGCCCAGGTCGACGATCCCGAGGGGCAGGTGGTTGCGCAGGAGTGCCAGCGGCTCGTCGTGCGCGTACCGCAGCCGCTCGACGAGGTGTACGTCGGTGCCCTCCGCGACTGCGAGTGCGTCGGCGACGGAGGCGTCGGCGGGCTCGACGGTGTTGCGCAGGACTCGGGTCGTGGGGTGCCCGCCCGCGGCCTCCAGGTCGTCGTAGAGGCTGCTCAGTTCGAGCGGGCGCCTGACCCTGCTGTGCACGACCTGGGTGCCGACGCCGCGGCGACGGACCATCAGCCCCTTGTCGACCAGTGACTGGATGGCCTGGCGGACAGTGGGCCGGGACAGGCCGAGCCGGGCCGCGAGTGCGATCTCGTTGCCGAGGAGGCTGCCGGGGGCGAGCCGGCCCTGCTCGATGGCCGCTTCCAGCTGCTGGGCCAGCTGGTAGTAGAGGGGAACCGGACTGGAGCGGTCCACGCCGAGTTCGAGTGCGGCCGGGTCGGTGGTGGGTTTGGGCACGCGTGGAGGGTATCCCTCACGTCAGAACCTCCGGTAGTCAGGTCGTTCTGTTGTCCGGACAGCATGAACACCGAACAAATCCGCACTTTGTCAGGACATATAGTTGACAGAGCAGTCGGTGGGCGGCACGTTGGGTCCATGCGTATCGGACTCATCGGCACCGGCCGGATCGGTTCCTTCCACGCGGGCGTGCTGGCCCGCCATCCCGAGGTGGATGCCCTGGTGGTGACGGACACCGACCGGGCGCGGGCTGCCGAGGTCGCGGACCGCGTCGGCGCGACGGCCGCGGTCGGCGCCGCCGAGATGTTCGGCACGGGGGTGGACGCCGTGGTGATCGCCTCGGCCACTTCGGCGCACGCGGAACTGATCGGGCGGGCCGCACGAGCGGGACTGCCCGCGTTCTGCGAGAAACCGATCGCACTGGACCTGCCGGGGACACTGAACGCGCTGTGCGAGGTCGACCGGGCGGGGAGCATCCTCCAACTGGGCTTCATGCGCAGGTTCGACGCGGGGTACGCAGCAGCGCGCGCCGCCGTGCGGGCAGGGACGCTGGGCAGGCTGCACACCGTACGGGCGATGACCATGGACCCCGCACCGCCGCCCGCCGCGTATCTGCCGCTCTCCGGGGGGCTGTACCGGGACTGTCTGGTCCATGACTTCGACATGCTGCGATGGGTGACGGGCCGCGAGGTGACCGAGGTGTACGCCACCGGATCGGATGCCGGGCCGGAGATGTTCCGGGTGGCCGGCGACGTGGACACGGCGGCGGCCCTGCTGACCCTCGACGACGGCACCCTGGCCACGGCGACGGCCACCCGCTGCAACGGCGCCGGTTATGACGTACGGATGGAACTGGCGGGCGAACTGGACCAGATCACGGTCGGCCTGGACGACCGAACACCGGTCACCTCGGCGGAGCCGCAGGGCCCCACCGCGCCGCTCCGCCCCTGGCCGGGCTTCCTGGAACGGTTCGCCCCGGCGTACGAGGCGGAACTGGACGCGTTCGTACGGGTGGTGCGGGGCGAACTGCCCAATCCGTGCGACGGGCGGGAAGCGTGGTACGCGCTGCTGATCGCGGAGGCGTGCGAGGTGTCCCGCCGGCAGCGGCGCCCCGTGCGGATCGCGGAGATCGCCGACGGAGCAGCCGTCCGGTCCGGCGCTCGCGCCGCCGGATGAACTGCCGCTGACCGGCCGCCAGGGGCGCGGTCAGGGCACTTCAGGACGGTGCGGCGGACAGTACGGTCCCCTGGGCGACCGCGCAGAGCGTCTTCGCCCCGCCCTCCCCCGCGGCGAACAGCTCGCAGCGGACCACGGCCTGACGGCGGCCGGTGTGCACGACATCGGCGTGGGCGATGAGCGTGCGGCCGGTGGCGGGCCGTATGTACTGGATGGAGAAACCGCCGGTCAGCACGGCTGGGCCGAGGGTAGTCCCGGCGGCGAAGGTGATCGAGTTGTCGGCGGCGTAGGCCAGGACTCCGCCGTGCAGAAAGCCGTTCTGCTGCTGGAGTTCCCGACGGATGTCCACTTCGAGTGTGGCGGCGCCGTCCCCGAAGGCGGTGATCCGCGCCCCGACGAGCCCGCTGAACGGCTGGCTGTCGAGGACCTTCTGCGCCATCTGCAAATCAAGTCCGGTCATGACAGAGCTTCTTACCTCACCAGCGGACGGGCAGCTCGCGGACCCCACGGATCAGCATCCCCGGGAGCCAGTCCGGCTCCCCCGCGTCCGCGTCCAGTGCGAGACCTGGGCACCGCTCCAGCAGCGTACGGATCGCGATCCGGCCCTCCATCCGGGCCAGCGGCGCACCCAGACAGAAGTGCAGGCCGTGCCCGAAGGCCAGATGCCCCTGGGTGTCGCGGCGGATGTCGAAGCGGTCCGGTTCCGGGTAGCGGCCGGGGTCGCGGTCGGCGCCCGCCAGAGAGATCAGAACCGGCTCGCCCGCCGGAATGACCCTCTGCCCGATCTCGACCGGTTCGCGGGGGAAGCGGAACGTGGCGGTCTCCACCGGTCCGTCATAGCGCAGCATCTCCTCGACCGCGCCGCCGATCAGACCGAAGTCCGCGCGAAGTGCGGCCAGTTGGTCCGGGTGGTGAAGCAATGCCCGTACCCCGTTGGAGATCAGGTTGACCGTGGTCTCATGGCCGGCGACGAGCAGCAGGAAGGCCATGCCCACGAGCTCGTCGGGCGACAGCCCGTCCCCCTCCTCGTCGCGTGTCCTGACCAGGGCGCTCATCAGATCGTCACCCGGCGAGCACCGCTTGTCCTCGATGAGCTCGGCGAGATACACGCCCATGGCGGTCACCGCCTCGCGCTCCTGCTCCGGCGTGGAGGGGGTGACGACGTCGTTCGACAGTTTGCGGAAGGTGTCGCGGTCCAGGTCCGGCACACCGATCAGTTCGCAGATGACGGTCATCGGCAGCGGGAAGGCGAGCGCGTCCACGAGATCGGCGCGCCCGCTGGGCACCATCGCGTCGAGGAGCTCGTCGGTGATCTGCTGGACGCGCGGGCGCAGGGCCTCGACACGGCGTGCGGTGAACTCCCGGGTGACGAGCTTGCGCAGCCGGGTGTGGTGGGGTGCGTCCAGCTCCAGCATGTTGGCGAAGATCGGATCGTTCCCCTCGGGCCGGTCCACCAGCCCCTGCCACTCCTTGCCGAGCCGCTGGTCGGCGAGGGCCGCGCGGCCCTCGCCGTACCCGACCACGAGCCAGATCCGCTCGAATTCGTCGGTACGGATGGTGTGCACGGGTCCTGCGGCGCGCAGCTTCTCGTAGTACGGATACGGATTCGCGGTGAAGTCCTTGACCCCGCGCAGATCGACATCGACGTGGCTGCTGGCATCGGACATGGGATCGCCCCTCCCGGTCTGATCGACTCGATCGCTCGCGATCGACGGTTCAGCCTATGCCGCCGGGCCTGCGCCGTCGTCGTCCAGCAGGCCCGCGTCGTGCACCAACAGCGCGATCTGGACACGGTTGTTGAAATCGAATTTGGCCAGGATCCGGGAGACCTGTGTCTTCACGGTCGCCACGCTCAGATAGAGCGTGGCGGCGATCTCGGCGTTGGAACGGCCGCGTCCGACGGCGATCGCGACCTCGCGTTCCCGGTCGGCGAGCGTGGCGATCCGCCGTCGTGCCCGGTCGGCGCGGTCCACCCGGCCGTCCCGGCCGCCCCCGGGCCCGGTCCCGGCGGCTCGGGCCATGAGCCTGCGGGTCACCGCCGGCGACAGCACCGGATCACCGGCCGCCACCCGCCGCACCGAGTCGACGATCCGGGCCGCAGGGGTTGCGAGCTGCTGTCGGTTTGCTGCGTTGAAGTGCGTTGTAGTGAGTGGGGGTGAGTCCTGTCGGTGGGTACGTGGTGGTGGGAACGGGGGTTCTGGGGCCGAATGGGTGACCTTGGCGGTTGCTGCTCGTTGGATCTGGAGTTCGCCGCCATCCGTCCGCTCC
This region includes:
- a CDS encoding ROK family glucokinase, giving the protein MSTYRDFTHRGSARATVLRTVGTRERRSHLTAPRVPTVGIDIGGTKVMAGVVDADGNILEQLRTETPDKSKSPKVVEDTIVELVLDLSDRHDVHAVGIGAAGWVDADRSKVLFAPHLAWRDEPLRDALASRLVVPVMVDNDANTAAWAEWRFGAGRGEDHLVMITLGTGIGGAILEDGQVKRGKYGVAGEFGHMQVVPGGHRCPCGNRGCWEQYSSGNALVREAKELAAADSPVAHGIIERVKGNIPDITGPLITELAREGDAMCIELLQDIGQWLGVGIANLAAALDPSCFVIGGGVSAADDLLIGPARDAFKRHLTGRGYRPEARIAKAQLGPEAGMVGAADLARLVARRFRRTNRRRVERYERYAQIYDQAASTIRNTRNTRTS
- a CDS encoding ABC transporter permease, producing the protein MSTVAGPSAPAGADERLLRTSPLRRLLGRPELGSVVGAAAVFIFFSIVADSFLRTSSLGTVLYAASTIGIMAAPVALLMIGGEFDLSAGVLVTSSALISSMFSYQMTANVWVGVLVSLLVTLAIGAFNGFMLTRTKLPSFIITLGTFLMLTGLNLGFTKLISGTVSTKSIADMEGFDSARQVFASQWTIGGVELKVTILWWAMLVAIATWILLRTRFGNWIFAVGGEADAARAVGVPVIRTKIGLYLGVAFAAWVSGQHLLFSFDVVQSGEGVGNELIYIIAAVIGGCLITGGYGSAIGSAVGAFIFGMTSKGIVYAEWNPDWFKFFLGAMLLLATLLNAWVRKRAEATK
- a CDS encoding PaaI family thioesterase; the protein is MTGLDLQMAQKVLDSQPFSGLVGARITAFGDGAATLEVDIRRELQQQNGFLHGGVLAYAADNSITFAAGTTLGPAVLTGGFSIQYIRPATGRTLIAHADVVHTGRRQAVVRCELFAAGEGGAKTLCAVAQGTVLSAAPS
- a CDS encoding ATP-binding cassette domain-containing protein, which gives rise to MTAPQAPADRETSHRALVELDHVSKFYGNIKALTDVSLEVHAGEISCVLGDNGAGKSTLIKIIAGLHRHDAGTFLIEGEETTLANPRDALDRGIATVYQDLAVVPLMPVWRNFFLGSEPTTGAGPFKRLDVRLMRETTRSELLRMGIDLRDVDQPIGTLSGGERQCVAIARAVYFGAKVLVLDEPTAALGVKQSGVVLKYVAAARDAGLGVVLITHNPHHAYLVGDRFVLLKRGAMSGSHTKASITLDELTRQMAGGSELEELSHELERAPGPTHLGGHPVADDPQ
- a CDS encoding acetylxylan esterase — its product is MTQARLTHPMTPVSREHDEAASSADFDDFWEKTLAEARSFELSVRIDRIDSPVKTIDVFDVSFSGFQGEAVKGWLRKPKGLSEQAGAVVEFVGYGNGRGEHIDNLLWSSAGYAHLTMDTRGQGSVHSLGHTADPHGSGPSVPGFASRGITDPSDYYYRRLIVDAVRAVDAMRSLDGIDPSRVALFGASQGGGVALAVAGLVPDLAAVVAKVPFLCDIPRALTLAESGPYMEIVKWLETHVHREQEAMRALSYVDAVNFGPRATAPALFSAGLRDTVCPAPTVASAFDAYAGGKELRIWKYGGHGGGGSTEDLEVLRFLDAHLG
- a CDS encoding GntR family transcriptional regulator translates to MPKPTTDPAALELGVDRSSPVPLYYQLAQQLEAAIEQGRLAPGSLLGNEIALAARLGLSRPTVRQAIQSLVDKGLMVRRRGVGTQVVHSRVRRPLELSSLYDDLEAAGGHPTTRVLRNTVEPADASVADALAVAEGTDVHLVERLRYAHDEPLALLRNHLPLGIVDLGTERLETTGLYRMMRGAGITLHSARQTVGARLATADEAASLAETEGAALLTMERTTFDDTGRAVEFGSHIYRASRYSFDFQLLVR
- a CDS encoding Gfo/Idh/MocA family protein, whose product is MRIGLIGTGRIGSFHAGVLARHPEVDALVVTDTDRARAAEVADRVGATAAVGAAEMFGTGVDAVVIASATSAHAELIGRAARAGLPAFCEKPIALDLPGTLNALCEVDRAGSILQLGFMRRFDAGYAAARAAVRAGTLGRLHTVRAMTMDPAPPPAAYLPLSGGLYRDCLVHDFDMLRWVTGREVTEVYATGSDAGPEMFRVAGDVDTAAALLTLDDGTLATATATRCNGAGYDVRMELAGELDQITVGLDDRTPVTSAEPQGPTAPLRPWPGFLERFAPAYEAELDAFVRVVRGELPNPCDGREAWYALLIAEACEVSRRQRRPVRIAEIADGAAVRSGARAAG
- a CDS encoding sugar ABC transporter substrate-binding protein → MARVRTGVRAMGAVLAAVLGASLVGCSSTGGKRAEERAAQAAAEGRSAVNTPRWTFAMVTHSGDGDTFWDIVQRGAEQAAVKDNIKFLYSHNDEAQQQAQLVQAAIDQKVDGLIVTLAKPDAMKDVVAKATKAGIPVITVNSGSAESKRFGALTHIGQDESIAGEAVGDELNARGRKKALCILHEQGNVGHEQRCAGAKKTFDGQMQNLYVEGTNMPDVQASIEAKLQADKNIDAVVTLGAPFADAAVKAKKTAGSKAEIDTFDLNAKVATALQDKTLGFAVDQQPYLQGYEAVDLLWLYRFNGNVLGGGRPVLTGPQIITSKDAAELAEYTKRGTR
- a CDS encoding sugar ABC transporter substrate-binding protein, encoding MRSFRKSAILIATAAIGIGLTVTGCSSSGGKSAEEKPQDASGSGGKAVSTPRMKIAMVTHSGEGDTFWDIVQSGAKQAAAKDNVEFLYSANKEGKEQAQLVQAAIDQKVDGIVVTLAKPEAVKDVVAKAVQTGIPVVTINSGAQFAKEIGALGHIGQDEKVAGEAVGEELNARGRKKAVCVIHEQGNVSLEERCAGVRKTFRGTVENLNVEGTNMPASTSSIEAKLQADKGIDAVVTLGAPFAAASVKAKEGSGSRAEVDTFDLNAEVVKRLKADEVGFAVDQQPYLQGYLAIDELWLNKTNGNVIGGGKPVLTGPAVVTADDVPQLEEYTARGTR